The genomic region GATTGACCATTTAAGTCTCTCGTCAGCTCCTCAACCAAGCTCGAAGGTCCCATTCCGGGGATACCACCGTAAACAATACGTACCTGAACGCTCTTGCCCGTATTTCCAAGGTAAGTCATCGCGTTTCTCATGGCCGCTAGAAATCGACCATCTGGTGCTGTTAGCGTCGAAATATCCAAGAACTCATCGGCTTCAATCATCGTGTTGTAAAGTTCATCTACAAAGCCATCAGAGTGACCAACACAAAGTTTTGCAGCTGCGCCGTAAGGGTGAGTGACCGTAGCCTGGACCAGCCGGCAAACACCGCCGTTGTCGCAATCTGAATCAGAATAGCAAGAGAGCATTCCGAAGTCTTCGTTACAACCATACTGATCAGCGCTGCACTTCGTGGAGACCGGCAAGTCTCGAGCTGGTTTATTCCAAACATCTGGAGTTTGGAGAATCCAATCACCTTCTACTTGCGCATCACCACTGAAATTCCATGTGCGGTATTTCTCTGTTGCAAAATCGTCTTCTAGAACGTCTAAAACTTTTTTCCCGACGTGGGTAAAATCGCTGTAACGAAGTTCTTTATCAACTTCTACAGTCTCTTCTCCGCGGTCTGTAGACGTCCCGTAGGTTCCCCAGCCAAGCCAAGAGGCTACAGATTCCCACCACGAGCTAAACAACTCTTCTTCGGTCTGCGTATGGTTATAGTCGATATCAACCGATGCTTCGGGGGCATTCATTTCGCCACAGCCCGTTGCCATCATTAAAGTTGCCACACCTACCAAAACACTCAGTCTTTGGCGTCCGTTGTGATTGATTCTCAAATTCATAGTACGTCCTCATTTGCATTCACTGTAATTCCTCAATGACCAAGCACAACACATGCCAAAAAAACGGCTCGCGACAACATAGTCGTAATTATTGAGCATTGTTCTAATTATCGTTCATAAAGTAACTCGGTGACCCGTCAGCGATACCTGGTTTGGCAGAATTCGGCGCGTCACCCTTAAACACTTGCGCCACTATTTCGGCGCACAGAATAGGCTAACCATCGATGGCTCGCCTCCGAGAGACAGATTGTCGAGAGAGCGAGCCTGGGATAATGAATGAGAAACAGTAAGCTGGAGATTAAAAATGAATCGCACCCTCCTAGTAATAGGTCTCACCTTGGTCATGACCCAAGCCTGCAGTGATGCGGAGCCTAGCGGCCCCAGCGAGCCCATCGTCACGGCTGAACTCTATGACTTTGATGCGGCCGCTCCATGGTTTGAATGCCCAGACACCAGTACCTTCCCAGCTGAAGCAACCGTCGTTCCAGCGCTCGAGCAGGTCTATCAGCGGTTTGGAACCGAGAATACACGGGACGTCAGCGCCGATGTGAGCTTTCCCGAAACCGGTTCTTGGGCTCAAATTGGCATGATTGTTCGCCTTGAATGCCCAGAAAACGGTCTTTGCGATCACTGGGACCGGTCAGCAAGCATCCAGATGGTGACGAATCCGGAAGCAGAGCCTGAGAACCAAGAGCATGTAGAACTGGCTCGATTTATTACGCCTTACAAAATCGCCATGTGCCAATACATCGACGTGACGCCCATGGCTCCGCTTCTTCAGGGTAATAAAGCCATCACCTCATGGATCGACACATGGGTCGGCGAAGGACACAATCAAGGTGAAGGTTGGCGAACCAGCGTAAGCTTTGTGTTCTACCCGGGCACAGATGCACGGCCCAAAGAAATCATCAATGTCTGGAGCCGCCGCAGTATTACGGTAGGAGAAATAGAAACCGAAAGTAATGTCGATAGCCAGGTCGAGCCATTTACATTTAGTCTACCGGACCAGCAGATTCGTAAAGTTGAGGCTCATCTCATCACAACGGGCCATTCGTTCAATAATACCAACAACTGCGCTGAGTTTTGCCAGATGCAGCACGATGTGCTCATCAACGACGTAAACTACCCCATCAATCCATGGCGTGCAGACTGTGACCAAAATCCGGTAAGCCCTCAATACGGCACCTGGGAATATCCCAGAAACGGCTGGTGCCCGGGTGCTATCAGCGTTGGTAACCGAGTCGACATCACTCGAGACGTAAAAGCTGGCGAGAATACTCTGGATTTTGACATTCTCTTGGCCAACGGCCTCGAATACGACAACACCAACCCAAACGACCTTCTTCCCTACACTATTGTAAGCTTAAAGCTCTACGTTTGGTATTGAGACCGAAAGCCGCCTCATATTTATCTTCTCTACGAGCCCGAGTAGCTGCATACTCTGCACTTCCCAAAAAAAGATCGGGCCCTCAAACTGCCCATAAACAACAATTCTTGCATGAAAACCCACAAGGATTGTCCCCCTGCTTACATTCCTCTCCGATGTCCCCGACACAGCTTCCGAAAAGCCTTACTTTTTATCAGTAAAATATCCTAACTATACCGTGTGTTTAGCCCTAGACGGGAAACTCACCCGTCAATTTTGAGGCCATAACGACAAGCCCTGTCGGTCGTGGCACTACCCTTGCAAATAAAGAGATGACCGACTTGTTCGTGTCCATAGCCAATAAGCAGCGTTCGATTTTTTGTGAAAACATCTCACAACGGGAGCCTTACATGGCGTCTACACTCTTAATGGCCCAAAACTTTAGCGCAACAGAGATACCTCTTGTTTCGGCAGATTCGTTATTAGCCGATTTCAGAGTGAGTACCACCCTAAGAAGCGTCAAGGCTGACTTGGCGACTTCATCGACTGGAACAGTTCGTAGACGGCGTCTCACGCCGGCTCTAACTGAACTCCTCCGACGCGGTAAAGCTGATGGCATCCTTACTGTCGAAGATATACGGGAAGCCCTGGGTAAAAAGCCCACCAAGGACAAATGGAAGCGGCTCAGCGAGATTCTCGCAGAGAATGCTATTCCCATCGAAGACAAGGCCGGTCGACCATTGGCCGTGCGCTCTCAAGCTCTTGAGTCCAAGGTCCTGGGCTCAGGCTCAGAATCAAGCATGGAGCCCATGCGTATTTATATGCGTGCCATGGGAAGCAAAGGTCTTCTCAAGCGTGAAGACGAGGTTTATCTCGCAAGACAAATTGAGGAAGGCAACCTCGAGGTGGACCATATTCTCCGCCAGATTCCAATGTGCGCCAAGGAGCTCTTACGAGGGCATCGTTTGGTCAACTGCGGTGCGCTTCGCGGGGACCGTTTAATCGACCTCAAAGATTTACCCCCGGCTCCTAAACCTCTTCCGGATGCTGAACCTGTCCATAAGGTTCGGCAACAACTCGACATCTATCTTGCACCCCTGCAAAAGGCATGGAGCGATTTCGAGGCGAGCTTTCGCCCGAAGCAAGAATCAAAGTCCAGTGCGCTCGCTACCCGCAAGAAATCACTGACCGACATTGGTCAATTTTTAGAGCACACCAGTCTGCATCCGAAAATGCGAGAAACCATCATTGAGGCGATTCGTCTGAAGGTGAAGCGAATTCGTAAAAGAGCACGTGAAGCCCAGGAAGCAGTACAGGCCACACCTTACAGCTTGAGCCAAATTCAAAAAGGTCTTCCCGAATGGAACAAGGTATCTAAAGAATGGCCAGAAGCTCACGCCATGGCGTCAAGCTACATAAAATTGATGACTCGCTATGAACGTGAGACCGGGCTGTCGGTAGACGAATTGTTAAGTCTTGTTGATAGCCTTGAGCAAAATCTTTACCGCGTCGATAAAGCGCGGAAGAAGTTAATCGAGGGGAATTTACGCTTGGTTGTATCTGTCGCAAAGCAATACATGAACCAAGGCATGACCTTTCTTGATCTCATCCAAGAAGGCAATATTGGTTTGATGCGGGCGGTTGAGAAATTTGATTATCGGCTCGGACACAAGTTCTCAACATACTCCGTTTGGTGGATCAGACAAGCCATCGCCCGGGCCATTGAAGATAAAGCTCGAACCATTCGGGTGCCTGTTCACATGGCTGAGACCATAAAAAAGTTTACCCGGCTCAAGCGTTACCTAGCTAAGCAAATGGGTGAACAACCCACC from Deltaproteobacteria bacterium harbors:
- a CDS encoding sigma-70 family RNA polymerase sigma factor; this translates as MASTLLMAQNFSATEIPLVSADSLLADFRVSTTLRSVKADLATSSTGTVRRRRLTPALTELLRRGKADGILTVEDIREALGKKPTKDKWKRLSEILAENAIPIEDKAGRPLAVRSQALESKVLGSGSESSMEPMRIYMRAMGSKGLLKREDEVYLARQIEEGNLEVDHILRQIPMCAKELLRGHRLVNCGALRGDRLIDLKDLPPAPKPLPDAEPVHKVRQQLDIYLAPLQKAWSDFEASFRPKQESKSSALATRKKSLTDIGQFLEHTSLHPKMRETIIEAIRLKVKRIRKRAREAQEAVQATPYSLSQIQKGLPEWNKVSKEWPEAHAMASSYIKLMTRYERETGLSVDELLSLVDSLEQNLYRVDKARKKLIEGNLRLVVSVAKQYMNQGMTFLDLIQEGNIGLMRAVEKFDYRLGHKFSTYSVWWIRQAIARAIEDKARTIRVPVHMAETIKKFTRLKRYLAKQMGEQPTLQDIADKMEVPLEQIRAISQLVSEPISLDMSIGAESEGVLRDVVADGKAVNPTVSVINFELTQEMDKALEVLNPRERRVVELRYGMAGNTAHTLADLGRDFQITRERARQIEANALKKLRHPARTKRLSEFVD